The nucleotide window GGATGAAGGACAGCAAGGCACGGACGAGGAGTGCTGTGGCAGCCATGGACTGCAGGAGGAAGGACGAGAGGGTTTCAGagaggctgggatggagggagctggtggcaggcCAGAAGGAGCTCTGGGGCAGACCGGAGTGGGGGCGAcgcagctgggaagcagcaatGCCTTTGCTCCGTGCCCTCCGCAAGGTGCTCCTGTGAGCGGCTGGGACCTCGATGCTGGGGGAGAACCGACCCTCCCTGGGACCCACGTTTCTGCCCCAGCCCTCGTCCAGCCCAGATTCCCCGCACGTGCGCACTCACCACTGCCCCGCTCCCGCCTGACCCGCCAGACCTGGAGGCCTGCCAGACCTTTCGGGGGGGTTCAGCTGTGCTCATTCCTTCAGTGGAAACTTTCTATTCGAACCTTTTCTCTCCTGAGCCCTTGAAAACGTATATCATCTTGTAAATTCTCGCTTAGAAAGATGGCTCTCTAAAGAGTCAGTTTAGATGGAAATGTCTTTCCTCCCTTGCTCACTTAACATCTCACTGTCTTCATGAACTGAAGAGAAAACTTGTCTTGAGAGGCAGAAGGAACTGACATCACTGTGAAAAGCATAAGCCTAAAGGCTCCTCCCAAAAAGCAACCTTTCTTGCTATTTCTGAAGCATCTTCTCGAACTAGGCATGTGTTTGCTGTTCCATTTTGGGTGACAGAGTATTTCTGTGGGGCTCTCAGGGCAGCAGCCTGGCAAGGCTGACTTCCTAAGTACgcacttttgtttttctgcgGTACCTTGTCCTGGGCTAGGCCAGAGAATACAGACGAAGAGCATGTTTTCCACGTCACTGCTAAAAGCTGAGACGGCTCCTCAAGTGCAAGAGAGGCAGTCCAACATATTTGGAGGGCTGGGACCTCAGGGCAGTACCTAGGCATCTGCCCCCTACAAGACCCAGACTCTACTAATTCCCTTCTTGAGAGCAATTGAGTCTCTGAAGCATTACAGCCAAAGGGTTCACGGAAAGGTGACACCCTGCCGCATGCTCTTGGGCAGCAGACAGCTGCTGGCCGGGACTATGCTGGGACCCGGGGGGGCTCACCAGTTGGTGGTCGGTTGTGCCTGAACACAATTGGAATGGAGATCCTGCAGCATCGGTCTGTCTGGGCCAGTTATCCACCGAGAGTCAGAAACCAGACTGGGCAAGAACAGTTCTCAGTAATGCTGCTCGGGAAGCATCGTCATTGGTTTGAAACTTCAAAGTTGCACAAGAGGGAAAGAACGCCCCAAGAAACACACAACAGGTTCAGAAGGAGAGATGGGCAAAAGGCCCTCAACTGCAACACAGGGCTTGCtctttgcagctggaggaaCGCAGAGCACTAAACAAGTGCTGGATGCGAGgattcaaatgaaaacattcccATGGGAGACCTTACGCCAAGAGGGTCTTTCTCTTCTTGCCTTCTTAAGCCAAACCTGTAAGGGGCTTCACCCCTTTGAACCAGCAAAGATGCATGGTAAACAAAGTGTTTCTATGGCcaattttcagcaaaacaaaacttcttATGGGAAGGGTCAGGCCATTTTTATGGGAAAGTTCAGGTGTGAAAACCCACCGGTGTGAAAGATGCAGAGACAGCATTTCATCTGAATTTCAGTATCAATTTAATGGGAGACATCTAAAAATCTTTGCTTAACCTTGCTGCACGTGTTGAAGTCTCCCTTGTTAAGATGGTGGGAACCTTGGCTTGTAGGTCTCGAGGGGCTATGGTGAATGTGCCTCCTGCCTTACAGAAGCCAGAGACCACAACGGCAATCGTGGCTCTTGTCCCCTGTGCAAGGTGCTCCCTGCTCAGACAGCGTGATACGCACCTCCCTGCCATCTCCCAAGGGCAGCCATCTTGGGCTGCCAGGGTTCGGTTTGCCTACAGATCCTAAGGAAGGCACTTCAGGCTCCCCATGGCACACAGGGAACATGCCCAGCTGTGGAGGGGGACAGGTTGTTCTGGTTGCCAGCCCATGGAAGAACAGAGTGGCCACGGAATCAGTGAAACTGGAGCGCAGTGCACCAGTCCTTCTGGAAATGCTCCccggctctgcagcagctgagcagccagCACTCTATGGCCATATTCCCTGGCAAAGTGATGCAGACAGGCAGAGACGCAGCCTTTGTTCAAAACACACTATTTACTGACAACTTAGTACAGGGTAAATATCCCAAAGAAGAGGGACTCTCTCCAAGAGATGGTGACAGTCACCATCCAGAGGGGAACAGGAGTCTCTGGCACAAGCCTCCTTGCAAGGGCCTCTTCAGCTGCATCGGGCCTGACTGCCCAGAGTGCGCTTCTGCGCCAGAGAAAAGGGGTGGCAGCAAATCCCGGTGTGTGACAGTTAGGTAAGGGTTCTTGTGTTATGCCACAAAATAGCTACAAGCACACAATAAGTCTGCTACAATAAGCAGACTATTAGCAAAAACTAGTAGCTTGCTTACAAACAGCAAGACGATTCAGCAATCACAACCACCAAGGATAACAACGAGGCAGCCTTCATGTCCCCGCATTGTAGTAGGGTCAGGCACAAAGCTTAGCAGGCATCCCTGCGACGACAACGTTGGTCGTGGGTTGTAGCCGCACCGCTCTACACGTTTCAGGGTTATTGCTAGAGACCCGCGTCCTGCCACGTAGGACCAGCACGTGCCACGAGGGGGGCTCAACTCCGCCCTGGAATCATAGATGTACTGCTTGTTATTGCTCATGTGCAAACCCCAGTCAAGGGTCTCTCCCTCTTCTAAGGGTCGttactttgtctttctttgtcttcctcaCTTGTCCTTTAGCTGTCTTTGGCCACCTTCCCGTTTTGGAGAAGGACACTTACAATAGGACAGTTCGTCACTTGGGTGGGAAACGCGATTGAGAAAGAACATCTTCTTCTCTATCTACTTCTTCCTTTGACACTACCGTTCCTCCTTGTTCTTAACACAGTTTTTCTCCTGTGGTGTGTCGAGTGCCAGTCAGGTGCTTGCTTAAACTGGCAACGATACAATGCATTGCTTTACCTCTACAGATCAAGTCATTTTCCACCTCCAATACACCGTGCTGATTGAGCAGCCCGTTCCCCATCTCCAGTGCGCTCAGTTTTGTGGCACCAGCTACCCGAGGAGTGTCTTGGATGGGTGGATTGTCCATCCAGAGCCCGGAGAGCAGACAGAGGCACATCAGCGGTGGCTTTGGCTCAATCCCTGCCCAGCTGCACCTGCTAGCAAGAATCTATGGGACATGTGAAATCGCCACCGTGGCAATGACCGCACAAGCGGAAAGGTAGATGaaagtcatctttgtagccaaCCTGGTCAACGCCGCCGCTGCACTGAGATTGTTGAAGGGAGAACACAGCCACTCTTGGCACAGGGCTGCTGCACAGGggtttcccttccctgtctgtGTCCTGCATTCACCCCTCTTTTTCCCTGCCGCGTGAGGATGTCGCCTGCTGTCAGCTGTGAGACCCACAatcacagctctgtgtgtggAGCCCTCTCCCAGTATCCCAGGACGAGCTGTCTTATGAGTCGGTGTTCAAGCTTGATGAAATCACGCAGCGCATCAGCACAGGCTGCCGGATCCTGTGCAAAGCGTTGGAAGAGGTTGAGTGGCTCGGCCGTTTTGAAGGATAGCGGCAAGCTTATCTCCTCGGGCACATTCTCATTGCCAAGGAAGAAGTGGTTGAGGcgcttctcctccaggcaccaGCGCATGTATCGCATGATGTCTTGCAGCTGCAGTAGGAAGTTCTTCCTGCGCCAACGTGAGAGGGGGGTTGTGGTCAGGAGATGCATCACAGCTGTCTTGAAGTCACAGGTGGAAAAGCTTGTGCCTGTCAGGATGCAGGCACAGGTCTGAAGGCAATTGAGGTGGGCACGCTTGGCTGGGGCCTTCCTGGCCATATGCCTGAAGAACTTCACCTCTGCCACAGCGTAGGTCACTGGCCACGTAGCGCTTGCGTTGAAGGTGTCCTCCGTAGCCTGGCTACTCAGGAAGATGTCCGAGTCCCCTTGCTGTACCCCAAAAATCAACTCAATGAAGAGGGTTCTTCTGGAGGCACCCGTCAGCTGCAGCTTGCAGGACCGGCTGGAGGGCAGCATCTCCATGTAGTAGCAACGGGAATGAGACACATCCATCCAGGCTGACATCACAAAGGTCTGGAAGCAGAGGGCAGTTTTTTGCACATCTAGGTAGGAGCCTGTGCAGAGGATGTGTAGGAGGCTGGGATCCTGATTTCTTGTCAGCTCCTCCTCAGAATGGCGGAGGAAGCAGAGCATGTTCTGCTGCCCTGTGCAGGTGCACTCCAGCTCCACATAGTTCCGGGGGTCTTCTACTGGCATCTGCCCTGTGGTGCCCACCTCCAGCTGGAAGGTGTGGCCACGAGGTGCCTTCAGGGGCACGAGCAGCTGGTAGACAGCACTGTCTTCAGAGGGATCCCAAGCTTCGAAGGTGCTGCCCACACCGATGGCTGTttgcagcacagggaagaaactATTGCAGAAGGGCTTTTGGAAGAGCCAGAGGAGTTCAGCCACCAGGTCCTCCACCACCAGGCCAATGTAGGCCAGATTCTGCACTCGCCTCAAAAAAGCGCCTTTCAAAAGTCCAGTCCAGATCACGCTCATCATCAGCACTTTCGCCcacaatttcttcctcttcctgctccaATTCTTGCTCCTCCTCCACATTCACTGTGTTGCAGCAGCACCtttcctcagtgctgctgctttctgcctcaCGGCTCCTGTTCCTGAACAGGACCCAGCAGAGCCTAAAGACAGGACCAGGACTCCAGCGATCACACAGAAGTGCCACTGCTGTAAGGCAGTGGAGAGCAGTGCTCCCCAGGCAAAGTCACACTGCTGCTGTGTCTTCTGCTCCACGCTCCTGTCCTCTATGTCTTGCAGCAGCCGAGTCATCTCCGCGTTCAGGTACAGGGCACGCTGCTGCATGAGTTGACGCGTCGCCTCATCCAGCTCATCACCAGCCATCGGCAGGTTCGGGATGAAGGACAGCAAGGCACGGACGAGGAGTGCTGTGGCAGCCATGGACTGCAGGAGGAAGGACGAGAGGGTTTCAGagaggctgggatggagggagctggtggcaggcCAGAAGGAGCTCTGGGGCAGACCGGAGTGGGGGCGAcgcagctgggaagcagcaatGCCTTTGCTCCGTGCCCTCCGCAAGGTGCTCCTGCGAGCGGCTGGGACCTCGATGCTGGGGGAGAACCGACCCTCCCTGGGACCCACGTTTCTGCCCCAGCCCTCGTCCAGCCCAGATTCCCCGCACGTGCGCACTCACCACTGCCCCGCTCCCGCCTGACCCGCCTGACCTGGCGGCCTGCCAGACCTTTCGGGGGGGTTCAGCTGTGCTCATTCCTTCAGTGGAAACTTTCTATTCGAACCTTTTCTCTCCTGAGCCCTTGAAAACATATATCATCTTGTAAATTCTCGCTTAGAAAGATGGCTCTCTAAAGAGTCAGTTTAGATGGAAATGTCTTTCCTCCCTTGCTCACTTAACATCTCACTGTCTTCATGAACTGAAGAGAAAACTTGTCTTGAGAGGCAGAAGGAACTGACATCACTGTGAAAAGCATAAGCCTAAAGGCTCCTCCCAAAAAGCAACCTTTCTTGCTATTTCTGAAGCATCTTCTCGAACTAGGCATGTGTTTGCTGTTCCATTTTGGGTGACAGAGTATTTCTGTGGGGCTCTCAGGGCAGCAGCCTGGCAAGGCTGACTTCCCAAGTACgcacttttgtttttctgcgGTACCTCATTCTGGGCTAGGCATACACACCCAACAGTTTTACCAGCCCCAAATGGCCTTTAAAAATCTTACTTAAGATGCTGCCCTGGTGTTGCAGCAttgccttttcctccctgcaggACTCAGGAAGTCATGTGGAAAAGAACAAGACAGATACACTAGCAACATAAACCTGTGGGTATAACCACACTGTGCTTGCTGTCCATATGGTTCACTAGGGGTGCAGAGATTTTTCAGTCCTTTATTCACTCTCCAGTTTTGAAAGCCATCACCAATAATGTGTTCTGGATACAGGATCTTGTTGAAGAAGTGGAAGATCAGAAACTTAtctggagcagaagaaaaggagaattttgATATACTGTGTGGAAAGCAGGGCTGAAGCTAACTATTAGTAGGAGGTATCCATGTTCTTCAAACCCTGGGAGTCAAGAAAGGTAATCTGTGTTGTTGTAGTTTGCCACTGACTTAACCTCCTGTCAGGTTTTTCCCTGTGTTGCCCCTTGACTGTGTGCGCCGACACAGCACTGGCATATGGCAACGGCACTTGAGAGCATCTTTCTGTCCAGCACGTGTGGGAGTCCACAGCTGGTCTGAGGAatcagagaaaatggatattgaCCTTGAAAAGGAGGCTGGATAGTCCTGAAGAAGGATCTTGGAAGCGAAACAAGTAACATCTAATTGAaagttggcaagaaaaatagtagatacAGGTAGCGCATGGACAGCATTGTTCAACCAATCATAGTAAAGCTTTAGGCGCATGGACAGAGTGGTTGAGCGAATCGCTTTAACAGCTTTAGTGCACACAGCCTGatagatgagaaaaaatataaagagacttgtaaaacaataaaatttgGCTTTTGCTCAGAAACTTTTGAATGTCGTGTCCATCCCAACAACGACAAGCACGTTCCCCAATCTTCTTTCTGTAGCAGGAGATGAGCATCTGAACAGGAGCTAAACCCCTAAATACAAAGGCCTCAGTGTCTATAGGCCCATTTCTTACAGGCCTTATTCTCTCTTGCAACAGTAGCTTAGAGGAACATGTATATCACTAGACAGAGGCAGAAACCGTGTAACTCAAAGAGTCCGGCTCCAGTCACAAAGAGATTGGCTTTGCCAATTAAAGATTCTGAAGTACCTGTAAGAGGCCTTGATTAAGGTTTGTAAGATGACCTGCAGCATGGAACACAGGAATAGAGCTGTGACGTCTCCAATGTCTACCCTGTAACTTGTCTTTTATCATCCTATGCCTGTAGTGTTCCACAAAAGATTCTTTGTCTCCACTTCTCAAGGTCTCTGCTGTCATATAAACTCTGTATTTCTCTACACAGCTATATTACATTACAGTGATAAACCCATACACAGCTAAGCACAAGTAAACCAAATAAACACCTGGACAATCAGAAAAAATGTTGTTACAACTGCATCAGGTGAAACAAGTCATTAATTTCGGGTAAAGCAAGCCATTTAGTAACTTACTAATGAAGATTACAAAGGCCTGTTACTAGCCATGGCAATACGATATTATAGGGCTATACATTATCAGAGAACAACATAATCCATCTCTTGATCAGAAAGTTGCCTGGCCTGGGGTCTTATTTAATATTGTGGCCAGAAGGGGATATCTGAAGAACCATTCAAGAACAGGGGAAGCAGGGAACAAACCTCCCTCACAATATTCTTCCAACCTCCAAAAATGTGTATGTCAAGGCTTGCAGCGGTGGTCGATAAAATCAACATGTCCTGAGGCTACTGGCATGAACACTGTTCCCAGTTTCAACgaagggaagaagaaacctAAGGATCAGTCTTTAATTTGGTACTTAAGTTCCtttcatcaggaaaaataaCATGACCTGTGTGTCACTTTCCCACATCAGGGAGGTCATTGAAACAGGACCTATTTGGAGTTCTTCTACTGCTGTTTTATATCTAAGCAGTGTCAGGAGTTGCACACAGGCGTTTGGCTGGATTTAATAATGGGTGCTTTGAGGACAGTGTGTTCCCAACAGACAACAACAGCTCAGTAGACAAAGTATTTAGGGCCTACATTTAGCTCCTCTTTTGCACATATTTGCAAGCAGGATACCAAAAatcttgctttcttaaaaaaacccctgaatttaaagaacaaatattaTGCCAAAGGCACCACAGCACCTGAATTTGACCTGAGGTTAGGGCACCATCTTTCAcacattttgcttctttaaattGTCCCACTATCCCTGTCAGCAAACCCCTATTTAGATTTCTCTGTTGAGATACATGAGGCAGAAATATACACTGTATAGGCTATACAGAAATAGAGGTCCCAAGTTGCCGAGGTCTAAATctcttcttcactttttttggACAAACAACATAGCTATAACAGATAGAAATCCAGTGTTTCAAAATTCGCTTTCAGAAAGAATGCCTCTGTGTAACTGAAATCACAGATTACCTGAgtgtcttttattttgtatctttGTTCTGAGGCAAGGAATCACACCCTGTGAGGAAGGCAACTTCTAATTCTTACAAAGGGAGCTTGAATTAAGTGATTTCTATACAAAGGAGTTTCACATGTCAACCAAAGTATCAGAAATCACAATCCTAGTAGGATGTTAATGCCCTGGATAAAAAATTGCAGTAAATTGTGCTGGTTGTCATGGTGAATTTCCATCCCACTGGGCAATCGCAGACACTTGGCAATCATGATTCAGAAGTTGAAATGCAAGATGCTGTTTCAGAGGGAGCTAGTTTTAGAAGtgactttttctctttgttaaaaaaTTTTAGTTGTCTTCTTCTGATTTACCATGGCACCTTAAAAAGTAGAATTAATGTGCTTGACTGccttatttataataaaatctCCTCATTATAGGCGGCATCCAGCGGCAGGACGGTGAGCACTGCGGTGCGGTGGCTATCTGAGGTGGCGGGGCACTTCCCTGAGACGGGAAAAGCCTAGAGAAACCCAAGCGTGAGCATGGCTGGCAGCGCGCGGCTCCGGATATGGCGCAGGggacggtcccgcgcggtgcctgacgggagggggcggtcccggcggctACCGCCGGAGATTTAAAACTGTCCTTTGGGAGCGTGGCTCGTTAGCGTAACGGGGTAGTTTGAGTGGCAGTTTGAGCGAGCAGGGAGGGGCTAGCGGCTGGTCAGACGGGACTGTGGACCATGGTagctaccaggcagaagattaaaacctctctgggtgctgcagcgagcagggtggatgttgccacccagacagaaCCTCAGTGGGTCCGTGCAGCTccccagaccctgggctgtagaCAGTGCTCCCCTCCCACATCAGCTCATGCCTCTGGTACCGGCTACAcctgtgggagctgtgctcaCGTGGgggaactccttcacatggtggcagagctgagggaggaagtaAATAGGTTAAGGACCATCAGGGATTGTGAGAGGAAAATAGGTCGCTGGAGCAGCGccctctcacaaactcagcaagctgcaggaggcagcGTGGCTAAGCAGCTCCCACCTCCCAACTGCAAGGCTGGGtgaacaagagatggggaatggcagcaagttcctgtccggcgcaggaaacctgctccccccacccagacaacaaacccccaaatcaccctgaaaaacaaatatgaagcactgcaggtggATCCTATCCCCAAGGATGAAaaagatggctcccacagcctagaaacattccctaggctcaggcatcctcagaggaccttaaaaacatcctctttaaaaaaaaaaaaaaaaaaaaaaaaaaaagagagagagagagagtgatcgtcttagtggattcccttctaaaaggagcagagggacccatctgcagaccagacccactccacagggaggtctgctgcttaccaggGGCATCAGCGAAGGATGTCattagaaaacttccttccttggtgaaggagaCAGATTACTACCCCCTGCTAGTAGTTCAAATAGGCGATTATGacttacagcacagaaagctgaaagccatcaagagagacttcagggctctaggcaggatgatggagggctctggagcacaagtggtgtttagttccatcCCAGCACTAAGTAataaggaacaggaggtcaaagacaaagagctgattaatgcctggctccaagcctggtgtgaggagagagg belongs to Cuculus canorus isolate bCucCan1 chromosome Z, bCucCan1.pri, whole genome shotgun sequence and includes:
- the LOC128850382 gene encoding LOW QUALITY PROTEIN: inositol 1,4,5-trisphosphate receptor-interacting protein-like 1 (The sequence of the model RefSeq protein was modified relative to this genomic sequence to represent the inferred CDS: inserted 3 bases in 2 codons), with translation MAATALLVRALLSFIPNLPMAGDELDEATRQLMQQRALYLNAEMTRLLQDIEDRSVEQKTQQQCDFAWGALLSTALQQWHFCVIAGVLVLXFRLCWVLFRNRSREAESSSTEERCCCNTVNVEEEQELEQEEEEIVGESADDERDLDWTFERRFFEXRVQNLAYIGLVVEDLVAELLWLFQKPFCNSFFPVLQTAIGVGSTFEAWDPSEDSAVYQLLVPLKAPRGHTFQLEVGTTGQMPVEDPRNYVELECTCTGQQNMLCFLRHSEEELTRNQDPSLLHILCTGSYLDVQKTALCFQTFVMSAWMDVSHSRCYYMEMLPSSRSCKLQLTGASRRTLFIELIFGVQQGDSDIFLSSQATEDTFNASATWPVTYAVAEVKFFRHMARKAPAKRAHLNCLQTCACILTGTSFSTCDFKTAVMHLLTTTPLSRWRRKNFLLQLQDIMRYMRWCLEEKRLNHFFLGNENVPEEISLPLSFKTAEPLNLFQRFAQDPAACADALRDFIKLEHRLIRQLVLGYWERAPHTEL